One Lacipirellulaceae bacterium DNA window includes the following coding sequences:
- a CDS encoding isoprenyl transferase, translating to MLEERETQDTLNPAGERVLPPSDCPLPTLLAETPRERWPKHIAMIMDGNGRWAQRQGLPRIEGHRRGVASVRCVSEECSRLGMEQLTLYCLSSENWKRPQQEIDFLMHLLEQYMIEERSTIMENNLRVRMIGRRENIPAQVLTELDKTVELSSTNDGMWLNLAINYGGRRELVDAVRKIAEEVSAQRLASDAIDEEVVSENLYTAGLDDPDLLVRTAGEMRISNFLLWQISYAEIWVTERCWPEFDEAALHEAIVSFASRNRKFGGLS from the coding sequence ATGCTTGAAGAACGTGAAACGCAAGACACGCTCAATCCGGCTGGCGAACGTGTACTGCCCCCTTCCGACTGCCCCCTGCCCACTCTCTTAGCCGAAACGCCCCGTGAGCGTTGGCCAAAGCACATTGCCATGATCATGGATGGCAATGGACGCTGGGCCCAGCGGCAAGGCTTACCTCGCATTGAGGGGCATCGTCGGGGGGTGGCGAGCGTGCGATGCGTTAGCGAAGAGTGTTCGCGATTAGGGATGGAGCAGCTCACGCTCTACTGTCTCTCCAGCGAAAACTGGAAACGTCCGCAGCAGGAAATCGATTTTCTCATGCACCTGCTGGAACAGTACATGATCGAAGAGCGGTCGACGATCATGGAAAACAATTTAAGGGTACGGATGATAGGGCGCCGAGAGAACATCCCAGCGCAAGTGCTGACCGAACTCGACAAGACGGTTGAACTAAGCAGTACCAACGACGGTATGTGGCTCAACCTGGCGATCAACTACGGAGGACGACGGGAACTGGTTGATGCGGTTCGCAAGATCGCGGAAGAGGTTTCCGCCCAGCGGCTTGCCTCCGACGCGATTGACGAAGAGGTAGTTAGCGAGAATCTTTACACGGCAGGACTGGACGATCCCGATTTACTGGTTCGTACTGCCGGGGAAATGCGGATCAGCAACTTTTTACTTTGGCAGATCAGCTACGCCGAGATTTGGGTGACGGAGCGTTGTTGGCCCGAGTTCGACGAAGCCGCACTGCATGAAGCGATCGTCAGTTTCGCGTCGCGAAATCGCAAGTTTGGGGGCTTAAGTTAA
- a CDS encoding phosphatidate cytidylyltransferase, whose translation MLRWRIPLAVLFIAILAALGYADAQAARPGIYLAPLAVLLAGLATGEMLRLFRAGLGPGCLSTPGLDSGKVYYFATLLPVLTSCAPLAWKEYPEDCPVGRLGWLALGLLAGLLVIVLREMKSFQAEGQSITRLALGSLCVLYVGGLFGMIVQLRLISGTEALPGGKRGLVALLSMIAIVKASDIGQYTFGRLLGKHKLAPALSPGKTWEGALGGVATAIAVATLGREPSLITKATPVETVALVPLALYASSLAVAGILGDLAESLLKRAAGVKDSSDWLPGFGGILDLVDSLLFAAPVAYVFWASGLFV comes from the coding sequence ATGCTTCGTTGGCGTATCCCTCTCGCTGTTCTTTTTATCGCGATTCTTGCGGCACTCGGCTACGCGGATGCTCAGGCGGCGCGGCCCGGGATTTACTTGGCCCCGTTGGCGGTGTTGCTTGCCGGGCTGGCGACTGGTGAAATGCTCAGGCTGTTTCGAGCAGGCCTTGGGCCAGGGTGCTTAAGCACCCCTGGCCTGGACTCTGGCAAAGTCTATTACTTTGCGACACTTCTTCCAGTGTTGACTTCGTGTGCTCCGCTCGCGTGGAAGGAGTACCCTGAGGACTGCCCCGTGGGTCGGCTCGGTTGGTTGGCTTTGGGCTTGCTAGCCGGTTTGCTTGTGATCGTGCTCAGAGAAATGAAAAGCTTTCAGGCCGAAGGTCAGTCGATCACTCGGTTGGCACTGGGTTCGCTTTGCGTGTTATATGTCGGTGGGCTCTTCGGAATGATCGTGCAATTGCGACTGATCTCTGGAACTGAGGCCCTGCCCGGTGGCAAGCGAGGGTTGGTGGCATTGCTTTCGATGATTGCCATTGTGAAGGCGAGTGACATCGGGCAATACACTTTTGGACGACTTTTGGGCAAGCACAAGCTGGCCCCTGCATTGAGTCCCGGCAAGACATGGGAAGGAGCACTGGGTGGGGTTGCCACAGCAATCGCCGTAGCCACTTTAGGTCGCGAGCCATCCTTGATAACCAAAGCGACCCCCGTGGAAACGGTCGCCTTGGTTCCCTTGGCTCTCTATGCTAGCTCCCTCGCGGTGGCGGGGATTTTGGGCGATTTGGCCGAGTCGCTCCTTAAGCGTGCCGCGGGAGTCAAGGATTCTAGCGATTGGCTCCCCGGCTTCGGCGGGATCCTCGACCTGGTGGACTCGCTGCTTTTTGCAGCTCCAGTGGCCTATGTCTTCTGGGCGAGCGGGCTGTTCGTGTAA